The following proteins are co-located in the Paenibacillus sp. JNUCC32 genome:
- the spoVE gene encoding stage V sporulation protein E, with the protein MNKNRQAPDLWLLICILALLAIGIVMVYSAGSVLAFHDYGDKFYFVKRQLFFACLGLAAMYFTSRIDFRVWKKYSKIALLVCFFLLIIVLIPGIGVVRGGARSWLGISSFGIQPSEFMKLGMILFLSRWLSKQDYDITSFTRGLMPPLGLIGLAFGLIMLQPDLGTGAVMLGAAMMIVFTAGARMKHLGFLALGGIAGFIGLILTAPYRLKRITGFLDPWSDPLGAGYQIIQSLYAIGPGGLGGLGLGMSRQKYAYVPEPQTDFIFSILAEELGFIGGLIVLLLFAALVWRGMRVAMTVTDGFGSLLAVGIVGMVAIQVVINIGVVIGLMPVTGITLPLISYGGSSLTLMLTALGILLNISRYAR; encoded by the coding sequence ATGAACAAGAACCGCCAGGCGCCCGATCTGTGGCTGCTTATCTGTATTTTGGCCCTGCTGGCCATCGGAATCGTCATGGTATACAGTGCAGGCTCCGTCCTCGCTTTTCATGACTATGGCGATAAGTTTTATTTTGTGAAGCGTCAGCTGTTTTTTGCTTGTCTGGGGCTTGCTGCCATGTACTTCACATCGAGGATCGATTTTCGGGTTTGGAAGAAATACAGCAAGATTGCGCTGCTGGTCTGCTTTTTTTTGCTGATTATCGTACTAATTCCAGGCATCGGCGTTGTTCGCGGCGGAGCCAGAAGCTGGCTCGGCATCAGCTCGTTCGGCATTCAGCCCTCCGAGTTCATGAAGCTGGGCATGATTCTGTTTCTATCGCGCTGGCTTAGCAAGCAAGACTATGATATTACATCATTTACCAGGGGGCTGATGCCGCCGCTAGGTTTGATCGGACTGGCATTCGGGCTGATCATGCTCCAGCCTGATTTGGGTACGGGGGCCGTTATGCTGGGTGCTGCGATGATGATCGTATTTACGGCAGGAGCACGGATGAAGCATCTGGGCTTTCTCGCTTTAGGCGGGATAGCCGGATTCATAGGCTTGATTCTGACAGCGCCCTACCGGCTGAAGCGGATAACCGGCTTTCTCGATCCATGGTCCGATCCGCTCGGCGCAGGCTACCAGATCATCCAATCCCTCTATGCGATAGGGCCGGGCGGACTCGGCGGACTCGGACTAGGCATGAGCCGTCAGAAGTACGCTTATGTGCCCGAACCGCAGACTGATTTTATTTTTTCGATCCTGGCCGAAGAGCTGGGGTTCATCGGCGGCTTGATTGTACTGCTCTTGTTCGCCGCCTTGGTGTGGCGGGGCATGAGGGTGGCCATGACGGTCACCGACGGCTTTGGCAGTCTGCTGGCCGTAGGGATCGTAGGCATGGTCGCCATCCAGGTCGTCATCAATATCGGCGTCGTTATCGGTTTGATGCCGGTGACAGGGATTACGCTGCCGCTCATCAGTTACGGAGGCAGCTCGCTGACGCTGATGCTGACGGCGCTCGGCATTCTATTAAATATTTCCCGTTATGCGAGGTGA
- the murG gene encoding undecaprenyldiphospho-muramoylpentapeptide beta-N-acetylglucosaminyltransferase, translating into MRVVLTGGGTGGHIYPAVAIARQCEKEDPKTEFLYIGGERGLESKLVPQEKLPFESIDITGFRRKLSMDNVKTIMRFFKGVKRSKALLKEFKPDVVIGTGGYVCGPVVYAAAKLGIPTMIHEQNAIPGLTNQFLSRYADTVAVSFEGTESSFPKAKRTVYTGNPRATTVLSANRERGFATLGIPVDSQVVLIVGGSRGAKAINNAMIGMAPFIHKLPNVHFVFVTGETYFENTRESIRSQLGTMPNHLHILPYIHNMPEVLAATSLIVNRAGASFLAEITSLGIPSVLIPSPNVTNNHQEANARQLEEAGASSMILEKDLTAESLFRKLEEIMTNRSARELMSAASKELGKPDSAAVITQEIRRLTGKR; encoded by the coding sequence ATGCGTGTCGTTTTGACCGGCGGCGGAACGGGGGGGCATATTTACCCCGCCGTTGCCATAGCAAGACAATGTGAGAAGGAAGATCCGAAGACGGAGTTTTTATATATCGGAGGCGAGCGAGGCCTCGAAAGCAAGCTGGTGCCCCAAGAGAAGCTGCCGTTCGAGAGCATCGATATCACGGGGTTCCGGCGCAAGCTGTCGATGGACAACGTGAAAACGATCATGCGTTTTTTCAAAGGCGTGAAGCGATCGAAGGCCCTTCTGAAGGAGTTTAAGCCCGATGTCGTGATCGGGACGGGCGGATATGTGTGCGGCCCTGTCGTTTACGCCGCCGCCAAGCTGGGAATACCGACCATGATTCATGAGCAGAACGCGATTCCGGGCCTGACCAACCAATTCCTCAGCCGATATGCGGATACGGTTGCGGTCAGTTTTGAAGGAACGGAGTCTTCTTTTCCTAAAGCCAAAAGAACGGTATATACAGGAAATCCACGTGCGACAACGGTTTTATCCGCCAATCGTGAACGTGGATTTGCTACGCTCGGCATTCCGGTGGACAGCCAGGTCGTTCTGATCGTCGGCGGAAGCCGGGGAGCCAAGGCGATCAATAACGCGATGATCGGGATGGCGCCGTTCATTCACAAGCTGCCGAACGTCCATTTTGTATTTGTTACGGGCGAAACGTATTTCGAGAATACGCGGGAATCCATTCGGTCCCAGCTCGGCACCATGCCGAATCATCTTCATATTTTGCCCTATATTCATAATATGCCGGAAGTGCTTGCGGCTACTTCGCTGATCGTAAACCGTGCGGGAGCCTCATTCCTGGCGGAAATTACATCGCTTGGCATCCCATCCGTCCTTATACCATCACCTAACGTCACCAATAACCACCAGGAGGCGAATGCGAGGCAATTGGAGGAAGCGGGGGCATCCAGCATGATTTTGGAAAAGGACTTGACGGCTGAATCGCTGTTCCGAAAGCTTGAGGAGATCATGACCAACCGCTCTGCAAGAGAGTTGATGTCTGCGGCTTCGAAAGAGCTCGGCAAACCGGACTCGGCGGCCGTCATAACCCAAGAAATCCGCCGGTTAACCGGCAAACGCTAA